A DNA window from Bradyrhizobium barranii subsp. barranii contains the following coding sequences:
- a CDS encoding IS1182 family transposase — MKRFVAEADRGQSTLLPECLDDFIDESNPVRVIDVFVDALDLAELSFEGVEPAATGRPSYHPSVLLKLYIYGYLNRVQSSRRLEREAGRNVEAMWLLGRLAPDHKTIADFRKDNGLALRKVCARFVELCREMGLLTTASVAIDGSKFKAVNNRDRNFTRAKVERRRAQLEESVARYLSQLDTADRQEPAEVLAAKVTRLTEKLTKLKEEMGKLAAYEKQMLASPDQQISLTDPDSRSMATSGRGSGVVGYNVQVAVDTEHHLIVTHEVTNSGSDRAQLANMAKQAKAVLKTETLEAVADRGYFNSPEILACHEAGITVTLPKPQTSGAKSEGRFGKQDFAYLPGEDVYRCPAGERLPYRYTNEEEGKMLRRYWTTACQNCSLKSQCTTGPERRITRWEHEHLLEAVQQRLDANPQAMRQRREAVEHPFGTMKARMGATHFLTKTLPKVAAEMALSVLAYNLTRAMNIVGSKQLMAAIGA; from the coding sequence ATGAAGCGCTTCGTTGCGGAGGCGGATCGTGGGCAGTCGACGTTGTTGCCCGAATGCCTCGACGATTTCATTGATGAGAGCAACCCTGTTCGGGTGATCGACGTGTTTGTCGATGCGCTCGATTTGGCCGAGTTAAGCTTCGAGGGGGTGGAACCGGCGGCGACCGGTCGGCCGTCATACCATCCCTCGGTTCTCCTGAAGCTTTACATCTACGGCTATTTGAACCGGGTGCAGTCGAGCCGGCGGCTCGAACGAGAGGCCGGACGCAATGTCGAGGCCATGTGGCTGCTGGGCCGGCTCGCTCCCGATCACAAGACGATCGCGGACTTCCGCAAAGACAATGGCTTGGCGCTACGCAAGGTATGCGCGCGCTTCGTCGAACTCTGCCGTGAGATGGGTCTCCTCACGACGGCGAGCGTCGCCATCGATGGCAGCAAGTTCAAAGCCGTGAACAACCGGGACAGGAACTTCACACGGGCGAAGGTGGAGCGGCGGCGCGCCCAGCTGGAGGAGAGCGTCGCGCGCTATCTGAGCCAACTTGACACGGCTGACCGGCAGGAGCCGGCGGAGGTGCTGGCAGCCAAGGTGACGAGGTTGACCGAGAAGCTGACGAAGCTGAAGGAAGAAATGGGCAAGCTTGCTGCCTACGAGAAGCAGATGCTTGCTTCGCCCGATCAGCAAATCTCCCTGACTGATCCCGACAGCCGTTCGATGGCCACGAGCGGCCGCGGCTCCGGGGTCGTCGGCTACAACGTGCAGGTCGCCGTCGACACCGAACATCATTTGATCGTGACGCACGAGGTGACGAACAGCGGTTCCGATCGGGCACAACTCGCCAATATGGCCAAGCAGGCGAAGGCTGTTCTAAAGACCGAAACGCTCGAAGCTGTAGCCGATCGCGGCTACTTCAACAGCCCGGAGATCCTCGCGTGCCACGAGGCCGGCATCACGGTAACGCTGCCTAAGCCGCAGACGTCGGGCGCCAAATCCGAGGGGCGCTTCGGTAAGCAGGACTTTGCGTATTTGCCAGGGGAGGACGTCTATCGCTGTCCGGCTGGGGAGCGATTGCCGTATCGCTACACAAACGAAGAAGAGGGCAAGATGCTGCGGCGTTACTGGACCACAGCCTGTCAAAATTGTTCACTCAAATCGCAATGCACGACCGGGCCAGAGCGGCGGATTACGCGATGGGAGCATGAGCATCTGCTCGAGGCTGTGCAGCAGCGCCTTGATGCAAACCCACAGGCAATGCGCCAGCGTCGTGAGGCCGTCGAGCATCCGTTCGGCACCATGAAGGCCCGCATGGGAGCGACACACTTCCTCACCAAAACCCTCCCAAAAGTAGCCGCCGAGATGGCTCTCTCGGTCCTGGCCTATAATCTGACGCGGGCCATGAACATCGTTGGGAGCAAGCAATTGATGGCTGCGATCGGCGCCTGA
- a CDS encoding IS701-like element ISBj6 family transposase, producing MIHGWSALGGLTMPGWEDELERWLMPFLDRLGHKTRQRMCPLYVAGLIGPGDRKSVQPMAERLVTSNYDQLHHFIADGVWDATPLETELLNQADRLVGGRDAVLVIDDTSLPKKGERSVGVAAQYASALGKTANCQTLVSLTLARGEVPVMVALRLFLPDSWTSDMPRLKRARVPIEHRTPRSKPEIALAEIDRAMAANMRFGCVLADAGYGLSAPFRQGLTERGLAWAVGIPRHQKVYPVDVKLIWPITKVRGKPRKHHVPDILSIAAEQMLASAKWKTVSWRSGTKGRLKARFAALRVRTADGPPQRIWDKGQQHLPGDEVWLIGEQRASGESKYYLANLPATTDLRTLAATIKARWICEQAHQQLKEELGLDHFEGRSWQGLHRHALMTMIAYAFLQHRRLAYAGRKKKNQRASASTNHARRTPCHRRSHPSAAASAMPILPKANP from the coding sequence ATGATTCATGGGTGGTCGGCTCTTGGAGGGCTGACCATGCCGGGATGGGAAGACGAACTCGAACGCTGGCTGATGCCGTTCTTGGACCGGCTGGGTCATAAGACCCGGCAGCGGATGTGTCCTCTGTATGTTGCGGGATTGATCGGTCCTGGCGATCGCAAGAGCGTTCAGCCGATGGCGGAACGCCTTGTCACGAGCAACTACGACCAGTTGCACCATTTCATTGCCGACGGTGTCTGGGACGCGACGCCGCTGGAGACAGAGCTGCTCAACCAGGCGGACCGACTCGTCGGCGGCAGGGATGCGGTGCTGGTTATTGATGACACCTCACTGCCGAAGAAGGGTGAGCGATCGGTCGGTGTTGCGGCGCAATACGCATCGGCTCTCGGTAAAACTGCAAATTGCCAAACGCTGGTGTCTTTAACGCTTGCGCGCGGCGAAGTGCCAGTGATGGTCGCGTTACGTCTCTTTCTGCCTGACAGCTGGACAAGCGACATGCCCCGTTTGAAGCGCGCTCGCGTGCCAATCGAACACCGAACGCCACGGTCCAAGCCGGAGATCGCTTTGGCCGAGATTGACCGCGCGATGGCAGCCAACATGCGCTTTGGATGTGTGCTGGCGGATGCAGGATACGGCCTCAGCGCACCGTTTCGACAAGGGCTAACAGAGCGCGGGCTGGCCTGGGCGGTCGGTATCCCTCGGCACCAGAAAGTGTATCCCGTCGATGTGAAGCTCATTTGGCCGATCACCAAAGTCCGTGGCAAACCACGAAAGCACCACGTGCCCGATATCTTATCGATTGCGGCAGAACAAATGCTGGCCAGCGCCAAATGGAAAACCGTGAGTTGGCGTAGCGGGACGAAAGGTCGGCTCAAAGCCCGATTTGCTGCCCTCCGTGTCCGCACCGCCGACGGCCCTCCGCAGCGGATATGGGATAAAGGTCAGCAGCATCTCCCAGGCGACGAAGTCTGGCTCATTGGCGAGCAACGTGCCTCCGGGGAGAGCAAATACTATCTCGCCAATCTTCCGGCGACGACGGATCTGCGCACGCTGGCCGCCACCATCAAGGCACGGTGGATTTGTGAGCAGGCGCATCAACAGTTGAAGGAGGAGCTTGGACTTGATCACTTCGAAGGGCGATCATGGCAAGGTCTTCATCGCCACGCCCTTATGACAATGATTGCCTACGCCTTCCTGCAACATCGTCGCCTCGCATACGCGGGGCGGAAAAAAAAGAATCAACGGGCCTCCGCCTCAACCAACCATGCCCGCCGTACGCCATGCCATCGTCGATCTCATCCTTCGGCCGCCGCCTCAGCAATGCCCATATTGCCGAAAGCAAATCCTTGA
- a CDS encoding tyrosine-type recombinase/integrase, with the protein MTPIAPLIETFLRDTLACQRGASQHTRDSYASSFQLLFVFAADRLKVKPSALTLEQIDAGLVSAFLEHLEDERKNAAVTRNVRLAAIKSFFRFLEYRQPAALEQIRRVLAIPFKKTDTRLVPYLLREELKAVLDAPDPATRDGIRDRAMLHVAVCAGLRVSELTGLKVDDIDLPSMSICVLGKGRRERTLPLWKPAAAALRAWLAIRGQVATPEVFVNARGEPLSRWGFAYLLRQHAATAARKQPGLAKKRVSPHVLRHTCAMVVLQATRDIRKVSLWLGHATLTTTEVYTRGDPTEKLDAMEAIVPPHLRRGVFQPTDQLIELLRRTS; encoded by the coding sequence ATGACGCCGATCGCTCCCCTCATCGAGACGTTCCTGCGCGACACACTCGCTTGCCAGCGGGGCGCCAGCCAGCACACGAGGGACTCCTATGCCTCGAGCTTCCAGCTGCTGTTCGTGTTCGCCGCCGACCGGCTCAAGGTCAAACCTTCGGCGCTGACGCTCGAACAGATCGATGCCGGGCTCGTCAGCGCCTTCCTTGAGCATCTTGAGGACGAGCGCAAAAACGCGGCCGTGACGCGCAACGTTCGCCTGGCGGCGATCAAGTCGTTCTTCCGCTTCCTCGAGTACCGGCAGCCGGCGGCGCTCGAGCAGATCCGCCGTGTACTGGCGATCCCGTTCAAGAAAACTGACACGCGCCTGGTACCCTACCTTCTGCGCGAAGAGCTCAAAGCCGTGCTCGACGCTCCCGATCCGGCGACACGCGATGGCATCCGCGATCGCGCAATGCTGCACGTGGCCGTCTGCGCAGGGCTGCGCGTCTCCGAACTGACGGGCCTCAAGGTCGATGACATCGACCTGCCTTCGATGAGCATCTGCGTGCTCGGCAAGGGACGCCGGGAGCGGACGCTGCCGTTGTGGAAGCCGGCGGCTGCTGCACTGCGTGCCTGGCTGGCCATCCGCGGGCAGGTCGCGACACCCGAGGTGTTCGTCAACGCCCGTGGTGAGCCGCTGAGCCGATGGGGCTTTGCCTATCTGCTCAGGCAGCACGCCGCGACTGCGGCTCGCAAGCAGCCCGGTCTCGCCAAGAAACGCGTCTCGCCCCACGTGCTCAGGCACACCTGCGCGATGGTCGTTCTGCAAGCGACCCGGGACATCCGGAAGGTGTCGCTGTGGCTGGGCCACGCTACGCTGACGACCACCGAGGTCTACACGCGCGGCGATCCAACCGAGAAGCTCGATGCGATGGAGGCGATCGTGCCGCCCCACCTGCGGCGCGGCGTCTTCCAGCCCACCGACCAGCTGATCGAACTCCTCAGGCGTACCTCGTAA
- a CDS encoding IS1380-like element ISBdi2 family transposase, with product MTDDTIPPFSFPAVHAKKVTAAFDGGRLTSNGGVMLLAMAERRLGLADNLARVFPDRRDPTRVVHSLVDMFRARMFAICCGYEDADDLDHLRSDPAFKLACGRLPDTGRDLCSQPTLSRLENAPRLRDVIRLTYILVDAWMDSYPREPASVTLDIDDTCDVVHGHQQLSLFNAHYDERCFLPIHVYDTEKSRPVAVVLRPGKTPGGVEVRAHLRRLVRHIRTRWHNTQITFRGDGHYARPEAMAWCETNGIDYIFGLSGTKPLARKVDEVADDIRTRRAIENLPVLRGYTETRHKAKSWDRERRTVARIEATMLGLDIRFVVTSLDVGSAEWIYDSLYCARGQAENLIKLHKTQLASDRTSCRSALANQVRLVLHTAAYWLMLTVRDAIPKARELAAAEFATLRLRLLKIAARVVETTSRIRLAFAAACPEADLIRGLPGALLPLGP from the coding sequence ATGACCGACGATACGATTCCGCCCTTCTCGTTTCCAGCCGTTCACGCCAAGAAAGTCACAGCTGCCTTCGATGGTGGACGCCTAACCTCGAATGGGGGCGTGATGCTTCTGGCGATGGCCGAGCGGCGTCTCGGTTTGGCCGACAATCTGGCCCGGGTGTTCCCGGATCGGCGCGATCCGACGCGGGTCGTGCACAGCCTGGTCGATATGTTCCGCGCGCGCATGTTCGCGATCTGCTGCGGCTACGAGGACGCCGACGACCTCGATCATCTGCGGTCCGATCCCGCATTCAAGCTGGCCTGCGGTCGCCTACCGGACACGGGCCGGGATTTGTGTTCCCAACCGACGCTGTCACGCCTGGAGAATGCGCCGCGCCTGCGCGACGTGATCCGGCTGACCTACATTTTGGTCGACGCATGGATGGATAGCTACCCGCGCGAGCCGGCATCCGTCACGCTCGACATCGATGATACCTGCGATGTCGTCCACGGCCATCAGCAGCTCTCGCTGTTCAACGCTCATTATGATGAACGCTGCTTTCTGCCGATCCACGTCTACGACACGGAGAAGAGCCGGCCCGTGGCCGTCGTGCTGCGGCCCGGCAAGACGCCGGGCGGCGTCGAGGTGCGTGCCCATCTGCGCCGCCTGGTACGGCATATCCGCACGCGATGGCACAACACGCAAATTACGTTCCGTGGCGACGGGCACTATGCCCGGCCGGAGGCCATGGCGTGGTGCGAGACCAACGGCATCGACTACATCTTCGGTCTGTCCGGCACCAAGCCTCTCGCCAGAAAAGTCGACGAGGTCGCCGACGACATCCGCACGCGACGCGCCATCGAGAACCTGCCGGTTCTGCGTGGCTATACCGAGACGCGCCACAAGGCAAAGTCCTGGGATCGCGAACGGCGCACTGTCGCCCGTATTGAGGCGACGATGCTCGGCCTCGACATCCGCTTCGTCGTCACCAGCCTCGATGTCGGCTCGGCCGAGTGGATCTACGACAGCCTGTATTGCGCGCGCGGCCAAGCCGAGAATCTGATCAAGCTGCATAAGACACAGCTCGCCTCCGACCGCACCAGCTGCCGTTCGGCGCTCGCCAACCAGGTCCGTCTCGTGCTCCATACGGCCGCTTATTGGCTGATGCTGACCGTGCGCGACGCCATTCCCAAAGCCCGGGAATTGGCCGCTGCCGAGTTCGCGACGCTGCGTCTTCGTCTCTTGAAAATCGCTGCCCGTGTGGTCGAGACCACGAGCCGCATTCGCCTTGCGTTTGCCGCGGCATGTCCCGAAGCCGACCTGATCCGCGGCTTGCCAGGCGCGTTGCTGCCGCTCGGTCCTTGA
- a CDS encoding tyrosine-type recombinase/integrase, whose product MLDAIETYLALRRTTGFAMSTAEHLLKSFAAFAAERGQTYVETKTAIDWAALGPSVAQRDARLRAVCRFVRHVRVEEVGHELPPANHFGARKKRRTPHIYTTDEISRLVEAALRLRPTRGLRPHTQATLIALLSSTGLRISEALKLTIADVTRDGLLIRETKFRKTRLVPLHDTAVAGLQRYLARRGLGSDDDPVFIDKPGRPLRYIAVKETFDRLVDKVGIRSTSARRPRLHDLRHTFAVRALQGSPTGRGRCGAHMAALATYMGHVNIYATYWYLEATPDLLRDVAMAGEAFISEGRSA is encoded by the coding sequence ATGCTCGACGCCATCGAGACCTATCTCGCGCTCCGCCGCACCACGGGCTTCGCGATGTCGACCGCGGAGCACCTGCTGAAGAGCTTTGCCGCCTTCGCGGCCGAGCGCGGACAAACGTACGTCGAGACAAAAACAGCGATCGACTGGGCCGCGCTCGGACCATCCGTCGCGCAACGCGATGCACGGCTCAGAGCCGTCTGTCGCTTCGTACGCCATGTCCGGGTGGAGGAAGTCGGGCACGAGCTGCCGCCGGCAAATCACTTCGGCGCCCGCAAGAAGCGTCGCACGCCGCACATCTACACGACAGACGAGATTAGTCGGCTGGTCGAAGCTGCGCTGCGGCTTCGGCCAACGCGCGGCTTGCGCCCGCACACGCAAGCGACCTTGATCGCGCTGCTCTCATCCACCGGGCTCAGGATCTCCGAAGCCCTGAAGCTGACGATCGCGGACGTGACCCGCGACGGTCTGCTGATCCGCGAGACCAAGTTCCGCAAGACCCGACTGGTGCCGCTGCACGACACGGCGGTTGCCGGCTTGCAGCGATACCTGGCACGTCGCGGGCTCGGCTCAGACGATGATCCGGTCTTCATCGACAAGCCCGGTCGGCCGCTACGCTACATTGCCGTCAAGGAGACCTTCGACAGGCTGGTCGACAAGGTTGGCATCAGATCGACGTCGGCTCGCCGTCCTCGCCTGCACGATCTACGGCACACGTTTGCGGTGCGCGCGCTGCAAGGCAGCCCTACCGGCCGGGGCCGGTGCGGGGCGCACATGGCGGCACTCGCGACCTACATGGGTCACGTCAACATCTATGCGACCTACTGGTATCTCGAGGCCACGCCCGACCTCTTGCGCGATGTCGCCATGGCCGGCGAAGCGTTCATCTCCGAAGGGAGGTCAGCATGA
- a CDS encoding tyrosine-type recombinase/integrase: protein MADLSPLRRRMIEDMTVRNLSPATQRSYISAVSKFSRYFGRSPDRLELEDVRAFQVHLVSTGISWPALNQIVCALRFFYGVTLGEALIPERIPYAREPRKLPVVLSADEVVQFLEAVSSLKSRAALTTAYAAGLRASEVAGLRIEDIDSARGVIQVRHGKGAKDSNVMLSPQLLGILRTYWRLARPRLYLFPGRDEDHPIDQTVLHAACRSAVKAAGLTKRVTLHTLRHSFATHLLENGTDIRIIQVLLGHNNLSSTARYTQVATDTIRATQSPLDRLSLEVTPPR, encoded by the coding sequence ATGGCCGATTTGAGCCCTCTTCGCCGCCGCATGATCGAAGACATGACCGTCCGCAACCTGTCGCCGGCGACGCAACGATCCTACATCAGCGCGGTTTCGAAGTTCAGCCGCTATTTTGGCCGATCGCCTGACCGGTTAGAGCTGGAAGACGTCCGCGCCTTCCAGGTGCATCTGGTCTCGACCGGCATTTCATGGCCGGCGCTGAACCAGATCGTCTGCGCGCTACGGTTTTTCTACGGTGTCACGCTCGGCGAGGCGCTCATCCCGGAGCGCATTCCCTATGCGCGAGAACCGCGCAAGCTGCCGGTCGTGCTCAGCGCCGACGAAGTGGTTCAGTTTCTTGAAGCGGTATCGAGCCTGAAGAGCCGCGCCGCGCTCACCACCGCCTATGCGGCCGGGCTCAGGGCCTCGGAGGTTGCGGGACTGCGGATCGAAGACATCGACAGCGCCCGTGGCGTCATCCAGGTGCGCCACGGCAAGGGGGCGAAGGATAGCAACGTGATGCTGTCGCCCCAGCTGCTGGGCATCCTGCGCACCTACTGGCGGCTCGCCCGGCCGCGGCTTTATCTGTTCCCTGGTCGTGACGAAGATCATCCGATCGATCAGACCGTGTTGCACGCCGCCTGTCGGTCGGCGGTGAAGGCTGCGGGCCTGACCAAGCGCGTCACGCTCCACACGCTGCGCCACAGCTTCGCGACGCATCTTCTCGAGAACGGAACCGATATCCGGATCATCCAGGTCTTGCTCGGGCACAATAATTTGTCGTCGACAGCGCGCTACACGCAGGTCGCCACCGATACGATCCGGGCGACGCAGAGCCCGCTCGATCGCCTGTCGCTGGAGGTGACGCCACCTAGATGA
- the ltrA gene encoding group II intron reverse transcriptase/maturase, with protein sequence MTQSLDRVRTAARLRKKDRFTALFHHINVDTLRAAFFALRRKAAPGVDGMTWEDYEEDLEPRLADLHKRVQRGAYRPQPSRRTYIPKADGKQRPLAIAALEDKIVQGATVIVLNAIYEGDFCGFSYGFRPGRGPHDALDALCTAIETRNVNWIIDADIQNFFGAVSQPWLVRFLEHRIGDKRIIRLIQKWLKAGVLEDGVVAADDRGTGQGSVISPLLGNIYLHYALDLWAKRWRQREVSGGMIIVRYADDVVVGFEREDDARRFLDAMRARLEEFELTLHPAKTRLIEFGRHAAAQRKQRGLGKPETFAFMGFTFICGKSRQGRFQLQRKTRSDRLRTKLREIKEELRRRMHWPIPAQGKWLRQVLTGHFAYFAVPTNGRALNAFRFYLTDLWRRTLRRRSQRTCLTWDRITQITDDWLPKARILHPWPKLRFAVKHPR encoded by the coding sequence ATGACCCAGTCGCTGGACCGCGTACGGACAGCCGCAAGGCTGAGGAAGAAGGACCGGTTCACCGCGCTCTTTCACCACATCAATGTCGATACACTGCGGGCGGCGTTCTTTGCGCTCAGGCGTAAGGCTGCTCCCGGAGTGGATGGCATGACGTGGGAGGACTACGAGGAAGATCTCGAGCCCCGGCTCGCCGATCTGCACAAACGGGTCCAACGAGGAGCGTATCGCCCGCAACCGTCTCGCCGGACGTACATACCAAAGGCAGACGGCAAGCAGCGCCCGTTAGCGATCGCGGCTCTCGAAGACAAAATCGTCCAGGGCGCCACCGTCATCGTGCTCAACGCCATCTACGAAGGAGACTTCTGTGGCTTTTCCTACGGGTTTCGGCCCGGCAGAGGACCACATGATGCGTTGGACGCGCTCTGCACAGCGATCGAGACGCGGAACGTGAACTGGATCATTGACGCCGACATCCAAAACTTCTTTGGCGCAGTCAGTCAACCTTGGCTGGTTCGCTTCTTGGAACATAGGATCGGCGACAAGCGCATCATCCGCCTCATTCAGAAATGGCTGAAGGCGGGTGTTCTCGAAGACGGCGTCGTAGCCGCTGATGACAGGGGAACGGGTCAAGGTTCGGTGATTTCACCGCTTCTCGGCAACATCTACCTGCACTACGCTCTCGACCTGTGGGCCAAACGCTGGCGACAGCGCGAGGTCTCCGGCGGCATGATCATCGTGCGTTACGCGGACGATGTAGTAGTCGGCTTTGAGCGCGAGGATGACGCACGTCGTTTCCTTGACGCGATGCGCGCGAGACTGGAGGAGTTCGAGCTGACGCTCCACCCGGCCAAGACCCGCCTGATTGAGTTTGGTCGCCATGCGGCGGCTCAACGCAAGCAGCGCGGACTCGGAAAGCCGGAAACCTTTGCGTTCATGGGGTTCACGTTTATCTGCGGCAAATCACGCCAAGGGCGCTTCCAGCTTCAACGGAAGACCCGTAGCGACCGCTTGCGAACCAAACTCCGCGAAATCAAGGAGGAGCTAAGGCGCCGAATGCACTGGCCGATCCCTGCACAAGGGAAATGGCTGAGGCAGGTCTTGACCGGCCACTTTGCGTACTTTGCTGTCCCGACGAATGGCCGAGCGCTCAATGCGTTTCGGTTCTATCTGACCGATCTCTGGAGGCGGACGCTTCGGCGGCGCAGTCAGCGGACCTGTCTGACCTGGGATCGCATAACGCAGATCACCGATGACTGGCTCCCCAAGGCTCGCATCCTTCATCCATGGCCGAAGCTGCGCTTCGCCGTCAAACACCCGAGGTAG
- the nhaA gene encoding Na+/H+ antiporter NhaA gives MIALYLTICRKAQRLAEQALSTLHRFLHLEAVSGAVLLVAAAAALIWANSPLAYSYHAFWNLPLTVGVGRHVFSRSLHSWVNDGLMTVFFLVVGMEIRREVHEGALSRLDQATLPLVAATGGVIVPALIYLSLNSDPARGQGWAVPTATDIAFAVGVLALLGRTIPVNVRVFLLALAIIDDIIAVLIIALFYTASLQPGGFIIASIGVLAALGFQRIGIGSAPFYVLPGSLVWIGFTVAGIHPTLAGVVLGLITPARAIPMREPPLKVVSRVLKQLRSSDAVKARDTHLLEQPLRDLRVAHRELLPPVSRVQMAMHPWVAYGVMPIFALANAGVSLTGTDLSAGGHLVMMGTALALVAGKPLGVVGATWFAVRMGWCRLAPGVSWGGVCLVGLLAGIGFTMSIFISMLAFSDEGLLAAAKLGVLFGSLVAATLGLGWGATYVRRQ, from the coding sequence ATGATAGCTCTTTATTTGACGATCTGCCGAAAAGCCCAGCGGCTAGCAGAACAGGCCCTCAGCACTCTCCATAGGTTCCTGCATCTTGAGGCTGTCAGCGGTGCCGTGCTCCTCGTTGCTGCCGCTGCTGCACTGATCTGGGCCAACTCTCCGTTGGCTTATAGCTATCACGCCTTTTGGAACCTTCCGCTCACAGTCGGTGTCGGCCGACACGTCTTCTCCAGGTCGTTGCATTCCTGGGTCAACGATGGACTGATGACCGTCTTCTTCCTCGTCGTGGGCATGGAGATTCGGCGCGAGGTCCATGAAGGCGCACTAAGCAGACTCGACCAAGCCACTCTGCCGCTGGTTGCCGCGACAGGCGGCGTCATCGTGCCGGCGCTCATCTATCTGAGCCTCAACAGCGATCCGGCTAGAGGGCAGGGCTGGGCCGTGCCAACCGCGACAGACATCGCCTTTGCAGTCGGAGTGCTCGCGCTGCTTGGACGAACGATCCCGGTCAATGTGCGGGTCTTCCTGCTTGCTCTGGCGATCATCGACGACATCATCGCGGTCCTCATCATTGCGTTGTTCTATACCGCCAGTCTTCAACCTGGCGGTTTCATCATCGCGTCAATTGGCGTTCTCGCGGCTTTAGGATTTCAGCGGATCGGCATCGGTTCTGCGCCGTTTTACGTATTGCCCGGCTCTTTGGTTTGGATCGGGTTCACAGTAGCCGGGATCCATCCAACCCTTGCGGGTGTCGTGCTCGGGTTGATCACCCCGGCACGCGCCATACCGATGCGGGAGCCGCCGCTGAAAGTTGTGTCGCGAGTGCTGAAACAGCTGCGAAGCAGCGATGCGGTGAAAGCGAGGGATACGCATCTGTTGGAGCAACCGCTGCGAGACCTTCGTGTCGCTCACCGCGAGTTGTTGCCGCCGGTGTCACGGGTGCAGATGGCAATGCATCCGTGGGTGGCTTACGGCGTCATGCCGATCTTCGCGCTGGCAAATGCCGGCGTCAGCTTAACCGGCACTGATCTCTCCGCAGGGGGCCACTTGGTGATGATGGGCACTGCGCTTGCCTTGGTCGCTGGGAAACCGCTTGGCGTCGTCGGTGCGACTTGGTTCGCGGTACGAATGGGCTGGTGTCGCCTTGCTCCTGGAGTTTCGTGGGGTGGCGTGTGTCTGGTCGGCCTGCTGGCTGGCATCGGTTTTACCATGTCGATCTTCATCTCGATGCTCGCCTTCTCCGATGAAGGACTATTGGCGGCAGCTAAACTGGGCGTCCTCTTCGGTTCGCTTGTCGCCGCCACACTCGGCCTTGGCTGGGGCGCCACCTACGTGCGACGTCAGTGA